In the Methanosphaera stadtmanae DSM 3091 genome, CAAAGATCCAATTAAAAAAAATACTGAAGAACTCTTTAAAACTAAAAATACAAGACCTATCAACCAAGAATATGTTTATTTAAATGATAATCACTTTGAATATGATAACCCCACCTGTTCACATTGTCACAAAAAACACGAAAAACATAAAGTTATTAAAAAAGGATTCCGAACAAGAAAAGTCAGAACAACAAATAAAACCAAAATAACAATATTTTTAAGACGTTATCAATGTAAAACATGTGGAAAAAAATTCCAAACAGAATTATCATGGCTATATGATAAAAATAAAAGATACACTAAACAATTTTTTGAATTGATAGATAAAATAATGGAATTTAGAAATATACCATTATCTCTACTACAACATATAATAAACGTAGTTCTAAATACTAATATAAATCTTCAAACACTTGAATTTTGGATAAAAATAAAAAATAAATTCTCTAGAAACAAAGAATACTTAAAAATAGAACTAATTAAAGATAAAAACATGATAATCAATCATAACATCATTGGATCAGGAATTTATAACTACGACGAACAATACATTAAAATCAACGGAAAAAAATACTATCGATTAACACTATACGACTACTCCAAAGACCAACCAATCGCAGAACAAATCATAAAGAAAGAATGGAATAAAAAATCACTCTCAAGCAAAACAATAGAAGAATTCATAAAAACAGCAACAAAAGAACGACCATTCAAAGCACTAATAACAGACGGAAAAAAACAATACAACGAAATAGCAAAAAAACTACGTGTACAACACCAAACATGCATATTCCACGCAATAAAATACATAAAGGACGAAACAAAAAAATACTTAAGATCAAAAACACTATCAACATTAGATAAAATGACAATTGCAAACCAAACATCACAAATATGCCAAATATATAGGGAATTAAGTCTTTATGATACATACAAAACACTAA is a window encoding:
- a CDS encoding ISNCY-like element ISMst1 family transposase, with the protein product MKTQISNSLKDNMSSIQLKLNDFGLKDPIKKNTEELFKTKNTRPINQEYVYLNDNHFEYDNPTCSHCHKKHEKHKVIKKGFRTRKVRTTNKTKITIFLRRYQCKTCGKKFQTELSWLYDKNKRYTKQFFELIDKIMEFRNIPLSLLQHIINVVLNTNINLQTLEFWIKIKNKFSRNKEYLKIELIKDKNMIINHNIIGSGIYNYDEQYIKINGKKYYRLTLYDYSKDQPIAEQIIKKEWNKKSLSSKTIEEFIKTATKERPFKALITDGKKQYNEIAKKLRVQHQTCIFHAIKYIKDETKKYLRSKTLSTLDKMTIANQTSQICQIYRELSLYDTYKTLNELKDIENQLLKPIKKILNTTVENNINKIITHHLYSEIPRTNNAVEQYYRNSLPKSKKNKKRTIDGVLTTIATEMMKKFKNTKEK